Below is a window of Syntrophomonas wolfei subsp. wolfei str. Goettingen G311 DNA.
AGCTCAGCTTCCTTGGTCCACTTCATAGTTGATTTCACCTTCCTATATGCTGTCCATTAATATAAATTTTCAAGTTATCTAGCCAGTATGGCCCAAAGATCTTCTTCCCCCGAGTTAATAGGTTTAATACCGAAGTTATCCACCAGATATTGCAATACTCCAGGGGATACAAAAGCCGGAAGAGATGGCCCCAGGTCGAATATTTCCCCTCTCTATAAGATATTGTCGATTATATTTGTCTTACTTGCGGTGATACGACCCAGGTTAAGAGTTTTTATCCATCACTTGGCCAGTTTCCCTTCTACTATATCCGCTATACTTTCCTGCTGTAATTCGTGCAACAAAGCCGCCTGGGCTCGCCCCAAAATATGTCTCACCTGGCAATCTGTCATATTAGGACAAGAATAACCCGGCGATAAACAAAGATTTAAAGCTAGAGGTCCTTCAATTGCAGTTATCACATTAGCAATAGTAATTTTGTCTGCAGATACTGTTAGCCTCACCCCCCCTTGAATACCCCGTTGCGTACTGACTAATCCAGCCCGTGATAAAAGTTGCACCGTCTTTTGCAAAAACATGCCGGGTATATCCTGTTGCTCGGCAATAAGCTTGCTGGGTATCAATTCTCCAAAAGGAGATTTAGCAAGTTCAATTAATATCTTAATAGCATATTCGGTCTGGCGTGTGATCTGCATGGTGCAACTCCTTTTCAGACTAATATTGTCTGCTTAGTATTATTTATAATAATAATCATTTATTTAAAGAATGGCTAGAGTTTTATTTAAAAAGGAGAACCTACTTGAAAACTCAACAAATAAAAAGGGATTTTTGCAGTGGATCAAATATTATTATGGGAGAGCCATAGGTGAAGCCAGGGAATTCTGGGATAGCCACCTTCAAAAACGCTAAGCTTACGTTTTAAGATGCG
It encodes the following:
- a CDS encoding RrF2 family transcriptional regulator yields the protein MQITRQTEYAIKILIELAKSPFGELIPSKLIAEQQDIPGMFLQKTVQLLSRAGLVSTQRGIQGGVRLTVSADKITIANVITAIEGPLALNLCLSPGYSCPNMTDCQVRHILGRAQAALLHELQQESIADIVEGKLAK